From one Pseudopipra pipra isolate bDixPip1 chromosome 2, bDixPip1.hap1, whole genome shotgun sequence genomic stretch:
- the ELMOD1 gene encoding ELMO domain-containing protein 1 isoform X2, translated as MFVQVCLYFYCKCLWRCLKFVVRKLTGQCELQRICYNTKPGAARTMKIEASLKGSKSKRLQTSVNVHPDAIEKTIDDIMELKRINPDINPQLGVSLQACLLQIVGYRNLIAEVEKLRREPYDSENPQHEEMLLKLWKCLKPNSPLKARISKQWCEIGFQGDDPKTDFRGMGLLGLYNLVYFAEWDTEIAQQVLSDSLHPKYSQLSKAEWEKKKFDKAIGYSFAIVGINITDLAYNLLVSGALKTHFYNVAPEAPTLTHFQQTFCYLMHEFHKFWIDEDPLDIMEFNRVREKFYKRILKQLQNPEMALCPHFAASESLINM; from the exons ATGTTTGTCCAGGTATGCCTGTACTTCTACTGCAAATGCTTGTGGCGCTGCCTGAAATTCGTGGTCAGGAAACTAACAGGTCAATGTGAATTGCAAAGGATCTGTTACAATACCAAACCTGGAGCTGCCAGAACTATGAAAATAG AGGCATCACTGAAAGGTTCAAAAAGTAAG CGACTGCAAACATCAGTAAATGTTCACCCTGATGCTATTGAAAAAACAATAGATGACATCATGGAGCTGAAAAGGATTAATCCAGATATAAATCCACA attGGGAGTATCTCTTCAGGCATGCCTGCTGCAGATTGTGGGGTACAGAAATCTTATTGCAGAGGTCGAAAAGCTCCGCAGAGAGCCGTATGATTCAGAGAATCCGCAACATGAAGAAATGCTTCTGAAG TTGTGGAAATGCTTGAAGCCCAATTCACCACTGAAAGCTCGGATTTCAAAGCAATGGTGTGAAATTGGTTTCCAAGGTGACGATCCTAAAACAGACTTTAGAGGGATGGGTCTCCTGGGCTTATATAACTTGGT GTATTTCGCTGAGTGGGACACTGAGATAGCTCAGCAAGTTCTCTCTGATTCTCTTCACCCTAAATACAG ccaACTCAGCAAAGCTGaatgggagaagaaaaagtttGATAAGGCAATTGG CTACTCTTTTGCTATTGTGGGCATTAACATAACAGACCTGGCATACAACCTGCTTGTGAGTGGAGCTCTGAAGACCCATTTCTACAACGTTGCTCCAGAAGCACCAACACTCACTCACTTTCAGCAGACATTCT gCTACTTAATGCATGAATTCCACAAATTCTGGATTGATGAGGATCCACTGGACATAATGGAGTTCAATCGTGTCAGAGAGAAATTTTACAAGCGAATCTTGAAACAGCTCCAGAACCCAGAGATGGCTCTGTGCCCTCATTTTGCTGCATCAGAAAGTTTAATCAATATGTAG
- the ELMOD1 gene encoding ELMO domain-containing protein 1 isoform X1 — protein sequence MKHFLRMFVQVCLYFYCKCLWRCLKFVVRKLTGQCELQRICYNTKPGAARTMKIEASLKGSKSKRLQTSVNVHPDAIEKTIDDIMELKRINPDINPQLGVSLQACLLQIVGYRNLIAEVEKLRREPYDSENPQHEEMLLKLWKCLKPNSPLKARISKQWCEIGFQGDDPKTDFRGMGLLGLYNLVYFAEWDTEIAQQVLSDSLHPKYSQLSKAEWEKKKFDKAIGYSFAIVGINITDLAYNLLVSGALKTHFYNVAPEAPTLTHFQQTFCYLMHEFHKFWIDEDPLDIMEFNRVREKFYKRILKQLQNPEMALCPHFAASESLINM from the exons GATGTTTGTCCAGGTATGCCTGTACTTCTACTGCAAATGCTTGTGGCGCTGCCTGAAATTCGTGGTCAGGAAACTAACAGGTCAATGTGAATTGCAAAGGATCTGTTACAATACCAAACCTGGAGCTGCCAGAACTATGAAAATAG AGGCATCACTGAAAGGTTCAAAAAGTAAG CGACTGCAAACATCAGTAAATGTTCACCCTGATGCTATTGAAAAAACAATAGATGACATCATGGAGCTGAAAAGGATTAATCCAGATATAAATCCACA attGGGAGTATCTCTTCAGGCATGCCTGCTGCAGATTGTGGGGTACAGAAATCTTATTGCAGAGGTCGAAAAGCTCCGCAGAGAGCCGTATGATTCAGAGAATCCGCAACATGAAGAAATGCTTCTGAAG TTGTGGAAATGCTTGAAGCCCAATTCACCACTGAAAGCTCGGATTTCAAAGCAATGGTGTGAAATTGGTTTCCAAGGTGACGATCCTAAAACAGACTTTAGAGGGATGGGTCTCCTGGGCTTATATAACTTGGT GTATTTCGCTGAGTGGGACACTGAGATAGCTCAGCAAGTTCTCTCTGATTCTCTTCACCCTAAATACAG ccaACTCAGCAAAGCTGaatgggagaagaaaaagtttGATAAGGCAATTGG CTACTCTTTTGCTATTGTGGGCATTAACATAACAGACCTGGCATACAACCTGCTTGTGAGTGGAGCTCTGAAGACCCATTTCTACAACGTTGCTCCAGAAGCACCAACACTCACTCACTTTCAGCAGACATTCT gCTACTTAATGCATGAATTCCACAAATTCTGGATTGATGAGGATCCACTGGACATAATGGAGTTCAATCGTGTCAGAGAGAAATTTTACAAGCGAATCTTGAAACAGCTCCAGAACCCAGAGATGGCTCTGTGCCCTCATTTTGCTGCATCAGAAAGTTTAATCAATATGTAG